A stretch of DNA from Hydrogenophaga sp. SL48:
GCCGTGCGCGCCGGCCAGCCCCGGGTGATCAACCTCGCCAGCAACCCCGCCCAGTGGGCCCCGGCGCTCGCCGGCCGCCATGCGCCCGAGCGCTCGGCACGTGTGGGCGCCCAGCACGCGCTCTACCCCAACGAGAAAAACACCGTGAACCCCACGGCCGACACCTCGCTGCAGGGCGAGCACCAGCTGCGCGGCGAGGGCGTGCCCGAGTCCATGCGGTTCTCGCTCGCCGAGCGGCAAGACCTCATGCCCGCCATCGCCATCCAGACTCAGGGCCAGGTTTCTCAAAGCATCCAGGTCAGCTGGCTGCCAGTGGCACGCGCCCACGCCTACCACCTGCACGCCATGGGCATGTCGGGGCAGGACATGGTGCTGTGGTCCAGCGCGGACAACGGCGACGCCGGCCTCGGCCTGTTCGACTACCTGACCGAGGGCACGAGCGCCAAGTGGGTGAAAGACAAGGTCTTGCTGCCAGCCAGCGCCACGCAATGCGCCGTGCCGCAGGGCATCTTCGCCGGCGCCCAGCCGGGCGAGGGCGGCGGCGCGATGCTGCGAATGATCGCCTACGGGCCGGAGAGTTACCTGAGCCATCCGGCCCGGCCGGCCAAGGCTCCGGCCAGCTGGCAGCCCGAGTGGTCGGTGCGCGTGAGAACCAAGAGCCAGACCATGGTCATGCTGGGGGTGGACATGGCGGCGATGGGCGGCGGTGATAGCGAACGTGCTCCGGTCCAGACCGAAGAAAAACCCTCGGGCGGCCTGCCCGGCGCGGCCGGCAGCATCCTGCGCGGCATCTTCGGCCGCTGAACCTCTCCGGCCCAGCGCCGGCGGGGCGCTCAAGGCCTGAGCACCACCGCCCGCTCGTCCACCGTCAGCGGCTCCAGCCAGCCCAGCTGCTGCTCCAGCACCGCCACCGTCGCCTCGGAGGCATCGGCCCCGCGCGCCTGCCGCTCGGCGATGCGCGCGCGCAGCACGGCCACCGGCGCCTCGCAGGCGAGGATGTGAAACGGCACGCCCGCGCCCTGCGCCAGCGCCGCGAAGTCGGCGCGTTCGGCCGCGCGCAGAAAGGCCGCGTCCACCAGCACCGTCCAGCCGTCGGCCAGCAGCAGGCGCGCGCGCGACAGCAGCGAGGCGTAGGTGTCGCCGTGCGCCTGCGGGCTGTAGAGCCCGGCGTTCAGGCCCGAGCCGCTGGCCGCCAGCGCGCTCAGGCCGTGCAGGCGCTTGCGCTCCACGTCGGAGCGCAGGCGGATCGCGCGCCCGCTGGTTTCGGCGGCGAGCCAGCGGCCGGAGGCCCAGGTCTTTCCGCTGCCCGAGAGACCGTGGGTGATGACCAGTTGCGGCGTGGGCGGGTGGGCGATGTCGCGCGCCAGCGCCAGGTAGCGCCGCGTTTCGGCCAGGCTCGCGGCGGCCACGGGCGACACCTCCGCATCCGGACCCGTGCCGCCCAGCTGCCCCAGCCGGATCGCCGCCACCTTGGCGCGCACCCCGGCGCGGTAGCTGGCGAAGAAGGCCCACACCGTGGGCGCCGACACATCGCCGCTGTCGTCGATCCAGGCGCTCAGCAAGCTGTTGGCCAGGCCGGGGCGGCCGTGGCTCAGCAGGTCCATCCAGGCAAAGGCCATGTCGCTGGCCACGTCGATCCAGCGCAGCGCGTCGTTGAACTCGATGGCGTCAAACGGCAGCACCTCGTCCTCGACCAGCACGAGGTTGGCCAGGTGCAGGTCGCCGTGGCCCTCGCGCACGCGGCCCTTCTGGCGCCGCCGCGAGAGCAGCGGCTCGATGGCGTTGAAGCGCTGCTCGGTCCAGTCGCTCAACTCGCGCACCAGGGCGGCGTCGGCGGGGTCGGCCAGGGCCGTGCGCAGGGTGCTGAAGTTGTCGCGCGGCCAGCGCATGGCCGCCGCCGCGTGGCCCCAGGGGTCGCCGTTGCCGGCCACGGCGGCCCGGGCCTGAAACGTCGCCATGCGCCGCGCCAGCCCGGCCATGTGCTCGGGCGTGAGCGCGCCGCGCTCGCACAGGTGGTCCAGCCGGGCGGCCTCGTCGAAGCGGCGCATCTGCACCGCGAACTCGATCGCCTGCCCCGCGTTGGCCGCGCCGGGTTCGCCCCAGCGCGGCTGTTCGGGCGTGCCCACGATGGGCAACACGCCCAGGTAGAGCTGGGTGGCGGGTCGGTCGAGGTTCTGGAAGCGCCGGTTCACCCGGATCTCGGTCTCGCACGACTGGCGGCGCAGGGCCAGGGTGCTGAAGTCCATGAAGGGGAAACGCACCGGCTTCTTGATTTTGTAGGCGAAGTCGCCCGCCAGCAGCACCCAGGCGCCGTGCGTTTCCATCAGCTCCACGCGTTCCACCGGCTGCGCCTGCACGCCGGCGTACCGCGCCGGCTCCAGCAGGGCGGTGATCAGGGGCGGCAGCGCGTGTTTCATGCAGATCAATGTAAGCCAGCTCACCCTCCGGCTGCCTGACGGCCGCCAGTGCCCGCAGTGTTCGCCCTGAAAATGCAGCCCATACGGACCCCGGAGACAAACCCCATGAACCTTGCCCACCTGCTCGAGCGCGCAGCGCTTCAACACCCCGCGCGGCCCGCGATCTTCAGCGGCACCCGGTGCGTGGCCACCCACAGCGACTGGGCGTTGCGTGCCGCGCGAGTGGGCGCTCACCTGCGAGCTGCCGGCCTGGCGCCCGGCGACCGCGTCGTGATCTTCATGCGCAACCACCCGCGCTACCTGGAGCTGATGTTCGGCGCCTGGTGGGCCGGCTTGGTGGTGGTGCCGGTCAACGCCAAGCTGCACCTGAAAGAGGTGCAGTGGATCGTGGAGAACGCGGCCGCGCGCTGGGCTTTCGTGACGTCCGATGTGGCGCCCGACCCGGCCGCACTCACGGGGCTGGACGGCGTGATGGACGCCGACTCCGCCGCCTGCACCGCCTGGCTGGAAGGCGGTGAGGGCCTGCCCGCCATCGAAGAACGCGCCGCCGAAGACACCGCCTGGCTCTTCTACACCAGCGGCACCACCGGCCGGCCCAAGGGCGTGATGCTCACGCACCGCAACTTGATGACCATGGGGCTGACCTATTTCAACGACGTTGACCACGTTGACCCGCAAGACGCCATCGCCTACGCCGCGCCCATGTCGCACGGCGCCGGCATCTACGCCATCCCGCACCTCATGGCCGGCGCGCGCCACGTGGTGCCCGCCTCGGGCGGGTTCGATGCGGCCGAGCTGTTCGACCTAGGCCGCGCGCTCGGGCCGCTCTCCCTGTTCGCCGCGCCCACCATCGTCAAACGCATCGTGGACGAAGCCGAAGCGGCGGGGCTGTCGCCCGAACAGTGCGGCCAAAGCTTCAAGACCATCGTCTACGGCGGCGCCCCCATGTACGCGGCCGACATCCAGCGCGCCCTGCGTGTGATGGGCCCGCGCTTCGTGCAGATCTACGGCCAGGGCGAAAGCCCCATGGTCGGCACCGCGCTCAGCCGCGCGCACCTGGCCGACGCAAGCCACCCGCGCCACGCCGAGCGCCTGGCCTCCGTGGGCGTGGCGCAGACCCCCGTGCGCATCCGCGTCGCGGGGCCGGACGGCGAGCCGCTGCCTGCAGGCGAGGTGGGCGAAGTGCTGATCCAGGGCGACAGCGTCATGGCCGGCTACTGGCGCAACCCCGAAGCCACCGCCGCCGCCCTGCGCGACGGCTGGCTCTGGACCGGCGACATGGGCGCGCTCGACGCCGACGGCTTCTTGACCCTCAAGGACCGCAGCAAGGACCTCATCATCAGCGGCGGCAGCAACATCTACCCGCGCGAGGTGGAGGAGGTGCTGCTCACCGCGCCCGGCGTGGCCGAGGTGGCCGTGGTCGGCGCACCCGACCCGGAGTGGGGCGAAATCGTGGTCGCCTTCGTGGTGCCGCAGCCTGGGGCGGCGCTGGATGCCAAGGTGCTCGACACCTTCTGCCTCGACCAGATCGCCCGCTTCAAGCGGCCCAAACGCTACGAGATCGTGGACGCGCTGCCCAAGAACAACTACGGCAAGGTGTTGAAGACGGTGCTGCGCGAGCGCTTGGCCGTCGACACCTGAACTCCTCTGCCCGATCTCAAGACCCGACCCAGTTCTCCAGCAGCAGACCCGGCACCCGTTCGAACTCGCCGACATTGTTGGTGACCAGGGTCAGGCCTTCGCTGCGGGCGTGTGCCGCGATGTGCAGGTCATTGACGCCGATGGGGCGTCCGGCCTTTTCCAGCTCGGCGCGGAGAGCGCCATAGTGCTGCGAGGCCTTGGCGCCGTATGGCAGCACCTCCAGCAGGCTGGCGAACTCTTCCACCACGGCCAGGTTCTGCGCCACCTTGGCGCTCTTCTCCGCACCGTGGTACAGCTCGCTCAGGGTGATGGCCGAGATCGCCATGCGCCCTGCGTTCTCATTGAACACCCCCATCACCTCCACTGGCCGGCGCTTGATGACGTAGATGACGATGTTGGTGTCGAGCAGGTACTTGAGCATGGCACGGGCTTCAGAACGACTCTCGCTCGGCCTGCGCCTGGACGGCGCGTTCGGCCATGAAATCGTCGGAAGCCATCGGTCCGTTCAGAAAAAACGCATCCCAGGTGTGGCCAACTGGTGAAATGATGCGGTCCATGCCACGCGCCCGGACCTGCACTTTCTTGACCCCCTCAGGCAAGCGCACGTCCGCCGGCAGGCGCACGGCCTGCGAGCGGTTGTTGGTGAAGACGGTGGTGATGCTCATGACGGTCTCCTGGTGGGATATGGCATGAGTATATGGCGTTGAGTGGTGAGATGCCACCCATTCCCCAACACGACTCGCTTGCTCCGACTTTCGGTACGGTCAACTTGCGATGCTGCTGCGAGCGCGTCTGAAGCGGTGGACGCCACCCCCGATCAAGCCGCCTGCGCGCCCAGGTCCTGGATCTGCTTCACCCAGCGCTGCACCTGCTCGGGCTTGGCCTCGCTGGCCGGGCCGAGGTGCGTCAGCCGGGTGGGCTTGAGGCCGACGAACTCCAGGATCTGCCGGCGCAGCTGCCAGATCAGGGCGTTCTTGTAGGCCAGCCGCATGAACCAGCCCGGGGTGTCGGAGGTGATGACCACGCGCGCGCTGCGCCCCGTCAGCATCGGCAACGGCAGGCCGAGCAGGCTCTTCTTGCGGGTGTCGAAGGCCCGGCCCGGCAGCAGCGCCCGGTCAAACAGGCCCTTGAGCTTGGCGGGCAGCCCGCCCCACCACATGGGCGTGGACATCATGAAATGCTCGCTCCACGACAGGTCTTGCAGCAGTTGCTCCAGCGCGGGCTCCAGCGGCTTGGGTTGCTCGAAGTTGCCCCTGCCGAAGTCGGCATCGAAGGCCAGGTCGTGCAGGTGCGTGAGGCGAACCTCGTGCCCGGCCGCGCGCGCCGCGTCGGCATAGGCCTCCACCAGCGTGCGGGACAACGAACGTTCGGCCGGGTGGCCGTTGAGAATGAAGATGCGTTTCACGGGCGTGCTCCTATAAAATTGACCGGAGTCAAATTTATAGGTCAAAAACTGACCAAGGTCAATATAAATTGACTGAGGTCACTTTATGGCCACTCATGCCCCATGAAAAAAGCCGTCCAGCAGCGCACCCTGGAAACCCGCTCCCGACTGACCTCGGTGGCGGATCAACTCGTCGCCGACAAGGGCTTTGAGGCCCTGCGCATCGAAGAAACCGTGCAAGCCGCGGGCGTGGCCAAAGGCACGTTCTTTGCCCATTTCAAGGACAAAGACGAGTTGATGGACCTGCTCATCGGCCAGCGCATCGAAACCCTGCTCGACGGCATGGCCGCCGAACCCGCGCCGCGCGACGCGGACCAGCTCGCCCAGCGCCTGATGCCGCTGGTGGAGCTGATGTCGTCAGAACGCTATGTGTTCGACCTCATCATGCGGCGCTCGGGCGCCATGGCCGTGGAAGAGATCGGCCCCATTGCCAGCACCTTCGGCCGACTGGGCGAGCTCATGGGCCAGTGGCTGGCCCAGGGATCGTTCCGCAAAGACGTGCCTCTCGAGATCCTTGTTGAAGGCGTGGAGGCCTTTCTGGTGCAGACCCTGGCTCTGAACTTCTGCGCCCTGCACAAAGAGAAGTCCATGAAGGCCCGGTTGCAGCCTTATCTACGCGCTTGGTTGGCGCCTGTGGCGGGTTGAGCTGCAAAGACCTGCCGTCGTGTGCCCGACCCTAACTTCGGAGGCTTATGCCCAGCTTGATGTTGATCTCACTTGGGTCCAAGCTGACGGGAGTGCCGAAGGTAAAAAGAAAGGACCCTCACCCGATGTTTTGCTATTGAGGGTTTTCCTGAGTCCATACATAGCCTTCTGAAGGGTTTATGTACTTTCCTTTAATGCTGACGGATCCATCAAATCCTAAATTATCTCGAAAGCGTATGTCGATCCGGGCTAATTCGCTTTCTATTAAGTCTAATATTATTAGATGTGTGTGGGTTTCCCCAGATGCCATAGAGTTTCCATGAGAGAGCAGAAGGCCATCCACTGTGCGGTTGAAAAGTGTGACAGTCACGTCGGTCACGCTGGCACCAGTGTTCATTAAGTCGAATCGTTGCTTCTGATTCTCGATATTGCTCGGCATAACTTTAAACCGAGGTTGTACCGCAAGACGCTGACGCTCAAAAGTTTCTCTATACGCCAAACGTTCAGCGTCAAGTTGCTGCCGAGTCACTTGTACGAGCTCGCGCTGCTGTGTAACTGAGTGATTCAACTCCTGCGCTTGTAGTCGTAGAGCGTCAGTGCTGAGCCGTAGTTCGTCTCCCTGTTGTAGATATCCCAGTACGAGCCACAAAAAGGCCAGCGGGGCAAAGACACCAGCAAAAAAGTCGCCCCACTCGTTGAGATCCATTTCTTGAATGCTGCTTTGCTTCAATAAAACCAATGCTAGAACAACAAGAATCCATACGAGAGAAACCCCAATGCCGATGTTCATCCGATTTCTGGTCGGTGGCGCCTTCTTGGGAGCAGGTAAAAAATGAGCAAATTTTGCCTCATGGGTATCTGCTGTTGAATGGTCGTGGTCATGTTTGGTGTTATTCATACATTCTGTCTTGTTCTGTAAGTCGGTTGATTGCCGATTCAATATCTATTTCATGAAATCATGGCATTCGCTTGCCTTGTTGATGATAGAAAAACCATCAACACCCATTTCTCATTGAACAAACGGCAGCGTCATAAACCGACTGAACGGATCCTCCCGGTAATCCGCAAACGGCCCGCATTCCACAAACCCGAACCGCCGGTACATCGCCATCGCCGGTTCAAACGCCGGCGTGCTGCCGGTTTCCAGGCTCACCCGCGCGTACCCGCGTTGCCGTGCAATCGCAAGCAGTTCGGTGAGGATGGCTTGGGCGGCGCCCTGGCGCAGGTGGCGCGCGCTGGTGCGCATGGACTTGAGTTCGCCGTGCCCTCCCTCGGTGGCGGTGGTGGGCGCCAGTTCCTTGATGGCGCCCATGGCGAGCAGTTCGCCGTCGGCGTCGCCGTGTGAATCAGAAGGCGCGCGGCGCCAGGCGGTCAGGAACGTGATCTCCGGCCGGCGCAGGCCGTCGAGGTCCAGCGCGAACACGCACTCGGGCGGCGACTCGGCGCGCATGCCGGCGAGGTGCTCCTCCAGCAGGGCGATCACCTGCGGGTGCGTGAGTTCGCGGTCGATGCGGATGTGGAACGGGCGCGGCTGTGCGTCGTTCATGTGGCTTCCCTCCCCGGGTGGCGTTGGTGTCAGCTGGTGGCTCTGCGGCCATTGTGTACGTTCTGTTACTGGTGTGGCAAGCGACACGAACGGGCAGGGCGGCAGGACATTTCAAGTTGCCAGCGCCGCGAGCCGATAAAGGCTCAACACCTCTCAAGGATTCACCATGGATGTCTCACCCGCCTTGCTCGTGGACCGCGTGCTTCAGACGCGCAACAGCCAGACCACGCAAGAAGTGCAAATCAACGTGCTGAAAAAAGCCATGGACATGCAGGAGTCGGCGTCGGCGGCGTTGCTGAACGCGGTGGCGGGCAATCTGCCGCTGGCGGGCAGCGGGTCGGTGGGGACGCAGGTCAACACGATGGCGTGAAGCCAGCGCGTCCGCTAGCGCCGCCGCAACATCCGCGCCGCCAGCACGCTGGCCAGCAGCACCAGCGCGCTTCCCGCGAGCGCGGTGAACTGCAACGCGTCGGTGAAGGCGGCGCGGGCCATGAGGGTCAGCGCTTGCGCCGCTTCGGCGGGCAGGCGTTCGGCCACCGCGAGGGCGCCGCCCAGAGTGGCCATGGCTTCCGGAGGCAGGCTTTCGCCGCCGGCCTGCGCGAGCTGCTGGCGGTAGATCAGCGTGCCCGCGCTGCCAAACAGTGCGATGCCCAGCGCGCCACAGAATTCCGAGCTGGTTTCAGCGATGGCCGAGGCGGCGCCCGCGCGTTCGGGAGGGGCCGAGGTGATGATCTGTTCGGTGCCGATGGCGAACACCGGCGCCATGCCCAGGCTGACCACGACCATGCCGGCCACCAGCACCCACAGCGCCCAGGGGCCGTCGGCCCACACCATCATCAGCATGCCTGCCGCCGCCGCCGCAAGGCACCACACCATCACCGGCCCGGGCCCGAAGCGCCGCGCCAGCCAGGGCGCCAGCACCATGGAGCCGAACACGAAGCCGCCCGCCCACGGCACCGTGGCCCAGCCGGCCTGCAGCGGCGAGAGCGCCAGCACCATCTGCAGGTGCTGGGCGATGAAGATGTAGATGCCGAACATCGCCAGGCACGACAGCCCGTAGGCCATGATGGCCGTGCGGAAGCTGGGGATGGCAAACAGCCGCAGTTCGAGCAGCGGGTAGTCAATGCGCTTCTGGCGCCGCACGAACGCCACGCCGAGGGCCAGCCCGGCGACCAGCAACGCCAGCCGCCCCCAGCTCGGCCCGTGTTCGGCCATGGCCTTGACGGCGTAGATCAGGCTGAGCACGGCGGACAGCGATAGCAGCACGCTCGGCGCGTCGATGCGGCCGGCGTTTTCATCGCGGTACTCGGGCAGCAGGCGCGGCCCGAGGACCAGCAGCAGGGCCATCACCGGCACGGCGGGCAGGAACACCGAGCCCCACCAGAAGTGCTCCAGCAGCCAGCCGCCCACCAGCGGGCCGATGGCGCTGCCGACCGAGAAGGCGGTGATCCACACGCCGATGGCGAACTGGCGCTGCGTCTCGTCGTGAAACATGTTGCGAATCAGCGAGAGCGTGGACGGCGCGAGCGTGGCACCGGCGATGCCCAGCAGCGCGCGCAGCACGATCAGCTCGGCGGGCGTGCGCGCGAACGCGGCCATCACCGAGGCCACGGCGAAGAAGGCCGCGCCGATCAGCAGCAGGCGGCGGCGCCCGATGCGGTCGCCCAGCGTGCCCATGGTGATCAGGAAGCCGGCGACGAAGAACCCGTAGATGTCGATGATCCACAGCAGTTGTGAGGCGCTGGGTACCAGCGCCCGGCTGAGCGCGGGCACGGCCAGGTTGAGCACCGTGAGGTCCATGGCGTAGACCAGGCAGGGCAGGGCGATCATGGCCAGGCCCCACCACTCGCGGCGGGTGGCTTTGGCGGGCGTTGCAGAGGGGGAAGGAAGAGAGGAGTTCATGCCATCGCCCGAGGTGGGGTGCTCAGGCCGCTCAGGGTCATTCGATGTTCAGGATGCCGCCGACCGACTGCTCCAGCAGCTCGACCAGCTCGGGGTCCATGTACTTGTACTCGTCGGGGATGTCGAGCACGTGAACCGGCTTGTGGGCCAGCCAGCCGGTGAATTCGGCTGCGAGCCGCGACTTGTGTTTGTGCTCCATCACGAAGATCACGTCGGCCCACTGGATGTCGTCTGCCGAGACGGTGTGGCGGGCGTTGGGGCTGGTGCCGCCCGAGCGCACGTTGAGCCCCGGGTGCCGGCGCCAGACGCGCTCGGCGGTGGGGCTGCGCCACTGGTTGCGGCTGCAGACGAAGAGCACGTTGAGGCGGTCAGAAGGCATGCGCGCACTGTAGGGCATCGCTTCACCGGCCCCTCCGCCAGCGGCCCGGGTGGTCCCTGCCGCAGGGGTGTTGCAGGCGTAGATTGCAGCCCATGAAAACCGCTTACCTCTACCTCGGCGCCGCCATCGTGGCCGAGGTGATCGCCACCAGCCTGCTCAAGTCCTCCGAAGGTTTCACGCGATGGTGGCCGAGCGTGGCGACGGTGGTCGGTTACGCGGTGGCGTTTTACTGCCTGGCGCAGACGCTGGGCACGATCCCGACGGGCGTGGCCTACGCGATCTGGTCGGGCGTGGGCATCGTGCTGATCTCGCTGATCGGCTGGGTGGTGTTCAAGCAGACGCTGGACACGCCGGCCCTGCTGGGCATGGGGCTGATCGTGGCGGGCGTGCTGGTGATCAACCTGTTTTCTCGCTCGGTGGCGCACTGACGTTGGCGCCTACCAGCTCACTTCCCGGTCCGGCGTGGCGCTGATCTTGTGGATGGTCAGGTCGGCGCCGTCGTATTCTTCTTCCGGGCTCAGGCGCAGGCCCATGACCGCCCTGAGCGTGCCGTAGACCACCACGCCACCGAACAGCGCCCAGGCCACGCCCAGGGTGGTGCCCATCAGTTGCGCCGTGAAGCTCACACCGCCCAGACCGCCGAGCGCCTGCTGGCCGAAGAGCCCGGCCGCGAGGCCGCCCCAGGTGCCACACAGACCGTGCAGCGGCCAGACACCCAGCACATCGTCGATCTTCCAGCGGTTCTGCGTCAGCGTGAACATGCCCACGAACAACGCGCCCGCCACCGCACCCACCACCAGCGCGCCCAGCGGGTGCATCAGGTCGGAACCCGCGCACACGGCCACCAGTCCGGCCAGCGGGCCGTTGTGCACGAAGCCGGGGTCGTTCTTGCCGGCGATCAGCGCGGCCAGCGTGCCGCCGACCATGGCCATGAGCGAGTTGACCGCGACCAGGCCGGAGATCTTGTCCAGCGTCTGCGCGCTCATCACGTTGAAGCCGAACCAGCCCACGCAGAGGATCCACGCGCCCAGCGCGAGGAAGGGGATGCTCGATGGCGGGTGGGCCGACACACCGCCGTCCTTGCGGTAGCGGTTGGCGCGGGCGCCCAGGAAGATGACCGCGGGCAGCGCGATCCAGCCCCCCACCGCGTGCACCACCACGGAGCCTGCGAAGTCGTGGAAGGCGAAGCCGGTGGTGGCGGTGATCCAGGCCTGCACGCCGAAGTGGCCGTTCCAGGCGATGCCCTCAAAGAAGGGGTAGACCAGGCCGACGATGACGGCGGTGGCGATCAGCTGCGGCCAGAACTTGGCGCGCTCGGCGATGCCGCCGGAGATGATCGCGGGGATGGCGGCGGCGAAGGTGAGCAGGAAGAAGAACTTGACGAGCTCGTAGCCGTTTTTCTGCGCCAGCGTTTCGGCGCCCACGAAGAACGAGGCGCCGTAGGCCACGCCGTAGCCAACCACGAAGTAGGCGATGGTGGAGACCGAGAAGTCCACCAGGATCTTGACCAGGGCGTTGACCTGGTTCTTCTGGCGAACCGTGCCGAGTTCGAGGAAGGCGAACCCGGCGTGCATGGCCAGGACCATGATGCCGCCGAGCAGGATGAACAAGGCATCGGCGCCCTGTTTGAGTGCGTCCATGAGGGAATCTCCGTGCAGAAAGCTTGTTTTGGTGCGGTTTGAATGCCAAAACAGGGCCTGCATGGCGATTCGCACCAATCCATAGCAAGAACTGCACCAGCATGGATGCACGGGTGCCTTCTGGTGGTGCGATGGCGCGAAGCCGGTGCGGTGTGGGCGGCGTCGCGCGGTGGTCCGGCCGACCCCGAGCCGGGCGGGCTCAGGCCGACACGACAGCGCTGCCGGTGGGGAGCGTCACCGTCGGGATGGTGGTGGCGTCCTTGATCACCTGACGCTGCGGCAGGTAATGCAGCAGCACGTCGGTTTCCTTCTTGACCACGGCGTAGCACTCGCAGCTGAGGGCTTCGAGCTGGGGCCGGTCGAGGACCTTGATCAGACCGCGGGAGTACGAAATCACCCCGAGCTGCTGCAACTTCAGCGCCGCTTGCGTCACGCCCTCGCGGCGAACGCCGAGCATGTTGGCGATGAACTCCTGGGTCATCGTCAGGTGGTTGTTCGACAGGCGGTCCATCGACAGCAACAGCCAGCGGCAGAGTTGCTGGTCGATGGCGTGGTGGCGGTTGCACACGGCGGTCTGGGCAACCTGCGTGATCAGTGCCTGCGTGTAGCGCAGCATCAGCACCAGCAGCTCGCCGTGGCGCTTGAATTCTTCCTTGACCCGCGACCGGGGCAGGCGGTAGGCATGACCGGCGCTCTGCACCACCGAACGGCTGGGCGTGCTCTCGCCGCCCATGAACAGCGTGATGCCCAGCAGGCCTTCATTGCCCACCACGAGGATCGCGGTGGACGCACCGTTTTCCATCACGTACTGCAGCGAGACGATGGCGTCGGTGGGAAAGTAGACGTGGCGCATGGGGCGCCCCGATTCGTACATGAGCGCCCGCAGCGGCAGCGCCACCAGTTCCAGGTAGGGAAACAGCCGGTCTTGCACCTCGGGTGACAAGGCGGCCAGCAGGTGGTTCTGGCGGGGATGAGGCGGGGGCTTGGGGGACATGCGGATGCTCTGGTGGCTGGACTTGGGGTGACAACCCCCCAATGGGCACCCAGCTTACCGCGCCGGCCGCGCAGGGGCTTCGGGGTGGCGTGCCGACGTTGAAGACGATGGGGGCATCACCGTTTGCCGGCGATGCGAGGGGCGTTCAGCTGCAGCTGACGCTGCCGCAGCCACTCATGGTGGCGGGCTTGACGCGGTCCGGGTCGGCCAGGGTTTCGGTGCGGCTGTCGAAGCCCACGTCCTTCATGTGCAGGGCCAGGCCGGCGTCCATGCTGGCGGCGTGCTGCGGGAACCATTCGACGAGGGCCTCGGCCAGGCGGTTGATGATCTCGGTGTCGCCCTGCTGAAAGTGGTCGACCACGGCGTTGAGGGTTTCCAGGATCGTGGCGTGGTGCGAGGCGTGGCAGTTGTCGGCCGAGAAGCCGGTGGCCAGCATCCAGCGCTCTTCCTGCGCGAAGTGCTCGACCGTGTGCGCCACGAACTCGCGGTAGAGCGGCAGTTGCTCAGCAGGCGGCGTGGCCAGCAGCCGGTTGAGCATGTCCACGAACTCTTCGTGGGTGTCGTCCATGCGGTCATCGCCGGTGCGCAGCTGGGGGTTCCAGGTCAGGCCGGTGGCGGCCGAGATCGGGGCTTCTGGGGTGGCGGTGGTGTCCATGGGTCGAGACTGTATCGGTTTCGGGATGGTCGGCGCTTGATGGAGGTCAAGCGGGGGGGGGGCGGCCACCGGGGCTCAGGACTATCATGCCGGCTCAACAACACTGTCTGGAGGACGAGATGAATTTTGTCGACGCGGTCAAGACCTGTTTCAGCAAATACGTGGGCTTCGAGGGGCGCGCCACGCGTTCGGAATACTGGTGGTGGGTGCTGTTTGTGTTTGCGGTGGCCATCGTCATGGGCGTGCTCAGGC
This window harbors:
- a CDS encoding bifunctional aminoglycoside phosphotransferase/ATP-binding protein gives rise to the protein MKHALPPLITALLEPARYAGVQAQPVERVELMETHGAWVLLAGDFAYKIKKPVRFPFMDFSTLALRRQSCETEIRVNRRFQNLDRPATQLYLGVLPIVGTPEQPRWGEPGAANAGQAIEFAVQMRRFDEAARLDHLCERGALTPEHMAGLARRMATFQARAAVAGNGDPWGHAAAAMRWPRDNFSTLRTALADPADAALVRELSDWTEQRFNAIEPLLSRRRQKGRVREGHGDLHLANLVLVEDEVLPFDAIEFNDALRWIDVASDMAFAWMDLLSHGRPGLANSLLSAWIDDSGDVSAPTVWAFFASYRAGVRAKVAAIRLGQLGGTGPDAEVSPVAAASLAETRRYLALARDIAHPPTPQLVITHGLSGSGKTWASGRWLAAETSGRAIRLRSDVERKRLHGLSALAASGSGLNAGLYSPQAHGDTYASLLSRARLLLADGWTVLVDAAFLRAAERADFAALAQGAGVPFHILACEAPVAVLRARIAERQARGADASEATVAVLEQQLGWLEPLTVDERAVVLRP
- a CDS encoding AMP-binding protein, coding for MNLAHLLERAALQHPARPAIFSGTRCVATHSDWALRAARVGAHLRAAGLAPGDRVVIFMRNHPRYLELMFGAWWAGLVVVPVNAKLHLKEVQWIVENAAARWAFVTSDVAPDPAALTGLDGVMDADSAACTAWLEGGEGLPAIEERAAEDTAWLFYTSGTTGRPKGVMLTHRNLMTMGLTYFNDVDHVDPQDAIAYAAPMSHGAGIYAIPHLMAGARHVVPASGGFDAAELFDLGRALGPLSLFAAPTIVKRIVDEAEAAGLSPEQCGQSFKTIVYGGAPMYAADIQRALRVMGPRFVQIYGQGESPMVGTALSRAHLADASHPRHAERLASVGVAQTPVRIRVAGPDGEPLPAGEVGEVLIQGDSVMAGYWRNPEATAAALRDGWLWTGDMGALDADGFLTLKDRSKDLIISGGSNIYPREVEEVLLTAPGVAEVAVVGAPDPEWGEIVVAFVVPQPGAALDAKVLDTFCLDQIARFKRPKRYEIVDALPKNNYGKVLKTVLRERLAVDT
- the vapC gene encoding type II toxin-antitoxin system tRNA(fMet)-specific endonuclease VapC, encoding MLKYLLDTNIVIYVIKRRPVEVMGVFNENAGRMAISAITLSELYHGAEKSAKVAQNLAVVEEFASLLEVLPYGAKASQHYGALRAELEKAGRPIGVNDLHIAAHARSEGLTLVTNNVGEFERVPGLLLENWVGS
- the vapB gene encoding type II toxin-antitoxin system VapB family antitoxin codes for the protein MSITTVFTNNRSQAVRLPADVRLPEGVKKVQVRARGMDRIISPVGHTWDAFFLNGPMASDDFMAERAVQAQAERESF
- a CDS encoding NAD(P)H-dependent oxidoreductase; the encoded protein is MKRIFILNGHPAERSLSRTLVEAYADAARAAGHEVRLTHLHDLAFDADFGRGNFEQPKPLEPALEQLLQDLSWSEHFMMSTPMWWGGLPAKLKGLFDRALLPGRAFDTRKKSLLGLPLPMLTGRSARVVITSDTPGWFMRLAYKNALIWQLRRQILEFVGLKPTRLTHLGPASEAKPEQVQRWVKQIQDLGAQAA
- a CDS encoding TetR/AcrR family transcriptional regulator, whose amino-acid sequence is MKKAVQQRTLETRSRLTSVADQLVADKGFEALRIEETVQAAGVAKGTFFAHFKDKDELMDLLIGQRIETLLDGMAAEPAPRDADQLAQRLMPLVELMSSERYVFDLIMRRSGAMAVEEIGPIASTFGRLGELMGQWLAQGSFRKDVPLEILVEGVEAFLVQTLALNFCALHKEKSMKARLQPYLRAWLAPVAG
- a CDS encoding GNAT family N-acetyltransferase, giving the protein MNDAQPRPFHIRIDRELTHPQVIALLEEHLAGMRAESPPECVFALDLDGLRRPEITFLTAWRRAPSDSHGDADGELLAMGAIKELAPTTATEGGHGELKSMRTSARHLRQGAAQAILTELLAIARQRGYARVSLETGSTPAFEPAMAMYRRFGFVECGPFADYREDPFSRFMTLPFVQ
- a CDS encoding putative motility protein, whose translation is MDVSPALLVDRVLQTRNSQTTQEVQINVLKKAMDMQESASAALLNAVAGNLPLAGSGSVGTQVNTMA